The following proteins are co-located in the Deinococcus metallilatus genome:
- a CDS encoding IS5 family transposase (programmed frameshift) has translation MGRTDLTEQQWAILAPLLPKNPKKGHAYKDHKPVLNGIIWRQKTGATWRDIPERYGSWKTCHDRFTRWSRSGVWAEILAALHLKADAEGKIDWEGAAADSTHVKAHRAAVGARKEPAKLGKKGALEDEWLGISRGGRTTKIHVLMDGKCRPLSVLISAGQASDPTYLVPLLEAVRVGRPGPGRPRKRPPTLRMDRAYGARKYRRALRARKIRCVCPERQDARKARLRKGKRGGRPPKFDAEAYKGRQVVERGINRLKDFRAIATRYEKRGHQFLAGVHLACILLWL, from the exons ATGGGACGGACGGATTTGACGGAGCAGCAGTGGGCCATTCTGGCCCCACTGCTCCCCAAAAACCCCAAGAAGGGACACGCCTACAAGGACCATAAGCCGGTGCTGAACGGCATTATCTGGCGTCAGAAGACCGGGGCAACGTGGCGAGACATTCCCGAGCGGTATGGGTCGTGGAAGACGTGTCATGACCGCTTCACCCGCTGGTCGCGCAGCGGGGTCTGGGCCGAGATTCTGGCCGCCCTGCACCTGAAAGCGGATGCTGAGGGAAAGATTGATTGGGAAGGCGCGGCGGCGGACAGCACGCACGTCAAAGCCCACCGCGCTGCGGTGGGCGCACGAAAAGAGCCAGCCAAGCTGG GAAAAAAGGGGGCGCTCGAAGACGAGTGGCTCGGGATCAGTCGTGGGGGACGCACCACCAAAATCCACGTCCTGATGGATGGGAAGTGTCGGCCCCTCAGTGTGCTGATCTCTGCTGGGCAGGCGAGCGACCCGACCTACCTCGTGCCGCTTCTGGAGGCCGTGCGGGTGGGGCGTCCCGGTCCGGGACGCCCGCGCAAGCGTCCCCCGACCCTTCGGATGGATCGGGCGTATGGGGCGAGGAAATACCGGCGTGCTTTGCGGGCACGCAAGATCAGGTGTGTCTGTCCCGAGCGCCAGGATGCGCGCAAGGCCCGGCTGCGGAAGGGCAAGCGGGGGGGACGCCCCCCAAAATTTGACGCAGAAGCCTACAAAGGCCGCCAGGTCGTCGAACGGGGGATCAATCGCCTCAAGGATTTTCGGGCGATTGCCACCCGGTACGAGAAGCGTGGACACCAGTTTTTAGCCGGTGTCCACCTCGCTTGCATCCTTCTTTGGCTTTGA
- a CDS encoding GNAT family N-acetyltransferase, producing the protein MTPGAQVTNNEAENRYEIKLNGQVVGMADYQPEGDTLIFTHTEVEEGHEGQGLGSELIQAALDDARSQGLQVVPACQFVAAFIQEHPEYADLVPQER; encoded by the coding sequence ATGACCCCGGGCGCACAGGTAACCAACAACGAGGCTGAGAACCGCTACGAGATCAAGCTGAACGGGCAGGTGGTGGGCATGGCCGACTATCAGCCGGAAGGCGACACCCTGATCTTCACCCACACCGAGGTCGAGGAAGGCCACGAGGGCCAGGGCCTCGGCTCGGAGCTGATCCAGGCGGCCCTCGACGACGCGCGCTCGCAGGGCCTCCAGGTCGTGCCCGCCTGCCAGTTCGTCGCGGCCTTTATTCAGGAACACCCCGAATACGCCGACCTCGTGCCGCAGGAGCGGTAA
- a CDS encoding NUDIX hydrolase has protein sequence MADYGCFPLWSRGENLDPLTLLLSSELTVRLLAWADAYDSTLNRADPASPLPMRAAFLRDTESEWDSFEREGHTLWRALRAARPDLRVTYHSTLLERAVGPDSDELLDLLNNAGEVIGVVWRAASEEVPYVRGVNAFLRNAAGELFIPRRAAHKTRWPGALDFSVGGQVVAGESFNEAFKREAREELNLNVDTLGWQVTANFSPLDTTLSSFMRVYEVPFEGRPDLNPEDFSGGEWLTPGEVLTRVASGEAVKGDLMEVIWRVYGKQ, from the coding sequence ATGGCGGACTATGGCTGCTTCCCCCTGTGGTCGCGCGGGGAAAACCTGGACCCGCTGACGCTGCTGCTGTCGTCCGAATTGACCGTACGGCTCCTGGCCTGGGCGGACGCCTACGACTCGACGCTGAACCGGGCCGACCCCGCCTCTCCCCTCCCGATGCGCGCGGCCTTCCTGCGGGACACCGAGAGCGAGTGGGACAGCTTCGAGCGCGAGGGCCACACGCTCTGGCGGGCGCTGCGGGCGGCGCGGCCCGACCTGCGCGTGACATACCACAGCACGTTGCTGGAGCGCGCGGTGGGGCCGGACAGTGACGAACTCCTCGACTTGTTGAACAACGCTGGGGAGGTGATCGGCGTGGTGTGGCGCGCGGCGTCGGAGGAGGTACCGTACGTGCGCGGAGTGAATGCCTTCCTGCGGAATGCTGCCGGTGAACTGTTCATCCCACGCCGCGCGGCTCACAAGACCCGCTGGCCGGGGGCACTGGATTTCAGCGTGGGCGGGCAGGTCGTAGCGGGTGAATCCTTCAACGAAGCCTTCAAGCGGGAGGCGCGGGAGGAACTGAATCTCAATGTGGACACGCTGGGCTGGCAGGTCACGGCGAATTTCAGCCCGCTGGACACGACCCTGAGCAGTTTCATGCGGGTGTACGAGGTGCCGTTCGAGGGGCGACCCGACCTTAACCCGGAGGACTTCAGCGGCGGCGAATGGCTCACGCCGGGTGAGGTGCTGACGCGGGTCGCCTCCGGCGAAGCAGTCAAGGGCGATCTGATGGAGGTGATTTGGCGAGTGTACGGCAAGCAGTAG
- a CDS encoding S1C family serine protease, producing MNRNLSLLALSGTLALGAFAGFELSERSSAQVTNTLPAATAQATPSTANVFDSGRARTESEANTVQVVKDRQDGLVYVSVTESGQGGPQVQQQQFQDPFGFGIPGMPGGGGNGGMQKATGSGFFVDAQGDIITNNHVVEGASEITIRLHGNKQTYKAKVIGRAPDFDLALIRPEGLPQGAIKPIPLGDSSQLDVGLKAIAMGAPFGLDFSVSEGIISSLDRTVPVGAKEVDQQVIQTDAAINPGNSGGPLLNSAGQVIGVNTQILTGGSEQSAGVGFAIPVNTVKRLLPQLQAGGELRTPTLGIQFTDLSALPQDERQKLNLPATGALVQQVYPGSPAAQAGLRGSAQAAAQDQNGQMQNGQPQIATDGDIIVAVDGQPITEGADLSRAVIGKRIGDTLRLTVQRNGQTRDVTVNLQAFTIPGTQQ from the coding sequence ATGAACAGGAATCTCTCCCTGCTGGCTCTGTCCGGTACGCTCGCGCTCGGCGCGTTTGCGGGCTTTGAATTGTCGGAGCGGTCCAGCGCGCAGGTGACCAACACCCTGCCCGCTGCGACGGCCCAGGCCACCCCTTCCACCGCCAACGTCTTCGACTCGGGCCGTGCCCGCACCGAGTCGGAGGCGAACACCGTGCAGGTCGTCAAGGACCGTCAGGACGGCCTGGTGTACGTCAGCGTGACCGAGAGCGGGCAGGGCGGCCCGCAGGTGCAGCAACAGCAGTTTCAGGACCCCTTCGGCTTCGGGATCCCCGGTATGCCGGGCGGTGGCGGCAACGGCGGCATGCAGAAAGCGACCGGCAGCGGCTTTTTCGTGGACGCGCAGGGCGACATCATCACGAACAACCACGTGGTCGAGGGCGCCAGCGAGATCACGATCCGCCTGCACGGCAACAAGCAGACCTACAAGGCGAAGGTGATCGGCCGCGCCCCCGACTTCGACCTGGCCCTGATCCGGCCCGAGGGCCTGCCCCAGGGGGCCATCAAGCCCATCCCGCTCGGTGACTCCTCGCAACTCGACGTGGGCCTCAAGGCAATTGCGATGGGCGCGCCCTTCGGCCTGGACTTCAGCGTTTCCGAGGGCATCATCAGCAGTCTGGACCGCACGGTGCCGGTCGGTGCGAAGGAGGTCGATCAGCAGGTCATCCAGACCGACGCGGCCATCAACCCCGGCAACAGCGGTGGGCCGCTGCTCAACAGCGCCGGGCAGGTGATCGGCGTGAACACCCAGATTCTGACCGGTGGCAGCGAGCAGAGCGCGGGCGTGGGCTTCGCCATCCCCGTGAACACCGTCAAGCGGCTGCTCCCGCAACTCCAGGCGGGCGGCGAACTCCGGACGCCCACCCTGGGGATCCAGTTCACCGACCTGAGCGCCCTGCCGCAGGACGAACGCCAGAAGCTGAACCTCCCCGCCACCGGCGCCCTCGTGCAGCAGGTCTACCCCGGCAGCCCCGCCGCCCAGGCTGGACTCAGGGGCAGCGCCCAGGCCGCCGCGCAGGACCAGAACGGGCAGATGCAGAACGGGCAGCCGCAGATCGCCACGGACGGCGACATCATCGTGGCCGTGGACGGCCAGCCCATCACCGAGGGAGCGGACCTGAGCCGCGCCGTGATCGGCAAGCGCATCGGGGATACCCTGCGCCTCACCGTCCAGCGGAACGGGCAGACCCGCGACGTGACCGTCAACCTCCAGGCCTTCACGATTCCGGGCACGCAGCAGTAA
- a CDS encoding response regulator encodes MFMPDATPIEILLVEDSEPDILLTEEAFAAAGVTNRLHITRDGVEALAFLRRDDVYAGAPRPDVILLDINMPRMNGLEVLAELKRDPQLMTIPVIVLTTSEADEDILRSYQAHAASYVVKPIDFEHFYQAIQAFGRYMLSIVRLPPPTS; translated from the coding sequence ATGTTCATGCCTGATGCCACCCCCATCGAGATCCTGCTCGTTGAGGACAGCGAACCCGACATCCTCCTGACCGAGGAAGCTTTTGCCGCCGCTGGTGTCACCAACCGGCTGCACATCACCCGTGACGGCGTGGAGGCCCTGGCCTTCTTGCGCCGGGACGACGTGTACGCCGGTGCCCCCCGCCCGGACGTGATCCTGCTCGACATCAACATGCCGCGCATGAACGGCCTGGAAGTGCTGGCCGAACTCAAACGCGACCCCCAGCTCATGACCATTCCCGTGATCGTCCTGACTACCAGCGAGGCCGACGAGGACATCCTGCGCTCCTACCAGGCGCACGCGGCGAGCTACGTGGTCAAGCCCATCGACTTTGAACACTTCTACCAGGCGATTCAGGCGTTCGGGCGCTACATGCTGAGCATCGTGCGTCTGCCGCCGCCCACCTCATAA
- the argC gene encoding N-acetyl-gamma-glutamyl-phosphate reductase, whose translation MTGSEQSNSQQHSVAIVGGSGYAGGEFLRLALGHPYLNVTQVTSERSAGQPVALVHPNLRGRTNLKFRKAAELEEADILVLALPHGSAAKRIAEFEGKARVIVDLSADFRIKDPELYRQYYGEDHPTPERLNEWVYGNPELHREELRGATRIACAGCFATSVILPLYPLLKLGVLLPKDIIATGLVGSSAAGASPTEASHHPERAGSLRVYKPVGHRHTAEAIQELPGRFPLHLTAISTPRVRGILTTIQAWIPDGYSDRDVWAAYREVYASEPFIRIVKVARGIHRYPDPMLLDGTNYCDLGFEMDVDTGRVVLMSAIDNLVKGTAGHAVQSLNIAHGWPERAGLDFAGLHPA comes from the coding sequence ATGACTGGTTCTGAGCAATCCAATTCTCAGCAGCACAGCGTCGCCATCGTGGGCGGCTCGGGCTACGCGGGCGGGGAGTTCCTGCGGCTGGCGCTGGGGCACCCTTACCTGAACGTCACGCAGGTGACCAGCGAGCGCAGCGCCGGGCAGCCGGTGGCGCTCGTGCATCCCAACCTGCGCGGGCGCACGAACCTGAAGTTCCGCAAGGCCGCCGAGCTGGAGGAGGCCGATATCCTGGTGCTGGCCCTGCCGCACGGGAGCGCCGCGAAGCGCATCGCGGAGTTCGAGGGCAAGGCTCGCGTGATCGTGGACCTGTCCGCCGACTTCCGGATCAAGGACCCGGAGCTTTACCGGCAGTACTACGGCGAGGACCACCCCACGCCGGAGCGGCTGAACGAATGGGTGTACGGCAACCCCGAACTGCACCGCGAGGAACTGCGCGGGGCGACCCGCATCGCCTGCGCGGGCTGCTTCGCGACCAGCGTGATTCTGCCGCTGTACCCGCTGCTCAAGCTGGGTGTGCTGCTGCCGAAAGACATCATCGCCACCGGGCTGGTCGGCTCCAGCGCGGCGGGCGCGAGTCCCACGGAGGCCAGCCACCACCCGGAACGCGCGGGGAGCCTGCGCGTGTACAAGCCGGTCGGCCACCGCCACACCGCCGAGGCGATTCAGGAACTGCCGGGGCGCTTTCCCCTGCACCTGACCGCGATCAGCACGCCGCGTGTGCGGGGCATCCTCACCACCATCCAGGCGTGGATCCCCGACGGCTACAGCGACCGCGACGTATGGGCGGCCTACCGCGAGGTGTACGCCTCTGAACCGTTCATCCGCATCGTGAAGGTGGCCCGGGGCATCCACCGCTATCCCGACCCCATGCTGCTCGACGGCACCAACTACTGTGACCTGGGCTTCGAGATGGACGTGGACACCGGCCGCGTGGTGCTGATGAGCGCGATTGATAATCTGGTCAAGGGCACGGCGGGGCACGCCGTCCAGAGCCTGAACATCGCGCACGGGTGGCCGGAAAGGGCGGGGCTGGACTTCGCGGGGCTGCACCCGGCCTGA
- a CDS encoding [LysW]-aminoadipate kinase has product MIVVKVGGSAGIDYDAVCADLAALWQQGQRFVLVHGGSGETNRVAEALGHPPRFVTSPSGYTSRFTDRETLEIFEMVYCGKMNKGIVERLQRLGVNAVGLSGLDGRIFEGKHKDSVRAVENGKVKVLRGDHTGTVERVNVELVNLLLGAGYLPVLTPPAVSYEGIAINVDGDRAAAALAVALSADALLLLSNVPGLLRAYPDEASLIPAIPANDVESYLDFAQDRMKKKVLGAAEAVQGGVKRVIFGDARAGQPVSAALAGAGTVVS; this is encoded by the coding sequence ATGATTGTCGTGAAGGTGGGCGGGAGCGCCGGAATCGATTACGACGCGGTGTGCGCCGACCTGGCCGCGCTGTGGCAACAGGGGCAGCGGTTCGTGCTGGTGCATGGGGGCAGCGGCGAGACGAACCGGGTGGCGGAGGCGCTGGGGCACCCGCCGCGTTTCGTGACCAGCCCCAGCGGGTACACGTCGCGGTTTACCGACCGCGAGACGCTGGAAATCTTCGAGATGGTGTACTGCGGCAAGATGAACAAGGGCATCGTGGAGCGGCTCCAGCGCCTCGGCGTGAACGCGGTCGGCCTGTCGGGGCTGGACGGTCGCATCTTCGAGGGCAAGCACAAGGACAGCGTGCGGGCCGTGGAGAACGGGAAGGTCAAGGTCCTGCGCGGCGACCACACCGGCACCGTCGAGCGCGTGAACGTGGAGCTGGTGAATTTGCTGCTGGGCGCGGGCTACCTGCCGGTGCTGACGCCCCCCGCCGTCAGCTACGAGGGTATTGCGATCAACGTGGACGGCGACCGGGCTGCCGCTGCCCTGGCGGTCGCCCTGAGCGCCGACGCGCTCTTGCTGCTCTCCAACGTGCCCGGCCTGCTGCGCGCCTACCCCGACGAGGCCAGCCTGATTCCGGCCATTCCTGCGAACGATGTCGAGAGCTACCTGGACTTCGCGCAGGACCGCATGAAGAAGAAAGTACTGGGGGCCGCTGAGGCCGTGCAGGGCGGTGTGAAGCGGGTGATCTTCGGGGACGCACGGGCCGGTCAGCCGGTCAGCGCGGCACTGGCGGGGGCGGGGACGGTGGTGAGTTGA
- a CDS encoding DinB family protein gives MNMLQSALGGGAIFPAPETLLDGLTFETATRTVLGVPYTLADLLAHLAVTQRASLDLASGKTETWPEGLDIWPGVADAAGFGAYLTDLRLGLAEARALAGSPSERAREVLTDLAAHSAYHWGQVALLRRVLGEWPQ, from the coding sequence ATGAACATGCTGCAATCGGCCCTGGGAGGCGGCGCGATCTTTCCCGCCCCGGAGACGCTGCTGGACGGCCTGACCTTTGAAACGGCGACCCGGACGGTGCTGGGCGTGCCCTACACGCTCGCGGACCTGCTGGCACACCTCGCGGTCACGCAGCGGGCGAGCCTGGACCTCGCCTCGGGGAAAACCGAAACCTGGCCGGAGGGGCTGGACATCTGGCCGGGGGTGGCGGACGCCGCAGGCTTCGGGGCTTACCTGACGGACCTGCGCCTGGGGCTGGCCGAGGCGCGCGCCCTGGCCGGGAGTCCCTCCGAGCGGGCACGCGAGGTGCTGACGGACCTCGCCGCCCACAGCGCCTACCACTGGGGACAGGTGGCCCTGCTGCGCCGGGTGCTGGGCGAGTGGCCGCAGTGA
- a CDS encoding FAD-binding dehydrogenase yields MPNPATHSPATDVIVVGAGLAGLVAAAEIADAGKRVLLLDQEGEQNLGGQAYWSFGGLFFVDSPEQRRLGIRDSHELAWSDWQNNAGFDRPDDHWPRRWAEAYVDFAAGEKRAWLHGLGVRWFPAVGWAERGGQGAGGPGNSVPRFHITWGTGPGVVEPFERRVREHVAAGRIAFRFRHRVRGLNITNGVVHGVHGHVLEPSDTPRGEASSRVVVGDFDLNAGAVVVTSGGIGGNLDLVRRNWPTERMGPPPAFMVAGVPKYVDGELQGLVQAAGASLINPDRMWHYTEGLRNWNPIWPNHGIRVLPGPSSLWLDPTGRRLPFPNYPGFDTLATLTHITRHEYPYTWFLLNRQIIKKEFGLSGSEQNPDLTGRDPRLTLRRATGKVPGPVQAFMDYGADFVVRDNLRDLVAGMNERAGNDLLDLATVEREVRERDMQLANVAGKDTQLALARNARALLSERLIRVAKPAPILDPANGPLIAVKLNILTRKTLGGLETDLQGRVLRPGGEVMPGLYAAGEVAGFGGGGMHGYRALEGTFLGGCLFSGRIAGRASAAAL; encoded by the coding sequence ATGCCCAACCCTGCTACGCATAGCCCCGCTACGGACGTGATCGTCGTTGGCGCCGGTCTGGCCGGACTGGTCGCCGCCGCGGAGATCGCCGACGCCGGAAAGCGCGTCCTGCTGCTCGATCAGGAAGGCGAACAGAACCTGGGCGGGCAGGCGTACTGGTCCTTCGGCGGCCTCTTCTTCGTGGACTCGCCCGAGCAGCGCAGGCTGGGCATCCGCGATTCACATGAGCTGGCCTGGAGCGACTGGCAGAACAACGCGGGCTTCGACCGCCCGGACGATCACTGGCCCCGCCGCTGGGCCGAAGCCTACGTGGACTTCGCAGCGGGCGAGAAGCGGGCGTGGCTGCACGGCCTGGGCGTGCGCTGGTTCCCGGCGGTCGGCTGGGCCGAGCGGGGCGGTCAGGGCGCGGGCGGGCCGGGCAACAGCGTGCCGCGCTTTCACATCACCTGGGGGACCGGCCCCGGCGTGGTGGAGCCGTTCGAGCGGCGCGTGCGCGAACACGTGGCGGCGGGCCGGATCGCCTTCCGCTTCCGGCACCGCGTCCGGGGGCTGAACATCACGAACGGGGTGGTCCACGGCGTTCACGGGCACGTGCTGGAGCCTTCCGACACGCCGCGCGGCGAGGCGAGTTCGCGCGTGGTGGTGGGCGACTTCGACCTGAACGCGGGCGCGGTGGTAGTCACTTCCGGCGGGATCGGCGGCAACCTCGACCTGGTGCGGCGCAACTGGCCGACCGAGCGAATGGGGCCGCCTCCGGCCTTCATGGTCGCGGGCGTGCCGAAATACGTGGACGGCGAGCTTCAGGGCCTCGTGCAGGCGGCGGGCGCCAGTCTGATCAACCCCGACCGGATGTGGCACTACACCGAGGGGCTGCGGAACTGGAATCCGATCTGGCCGAATCACGGCATCCGCGTGCTGCCCGGCCCCAGCAGCCTGTGGCTGGACCCGACCGGGCGGCGCCTGCCCTTCCCGAACTACCCCGGCTTCGACACCCTCGCCACCCTGACGCACATCACGCGGCATGAGTACCCCTACACCTGGTTCCTGCTCAACCGCCAGATCATCAAGAAGGAATTCGGGCTGTCGGGCAGCGAGCAGAACCCCGACCTGACCGGCCGTGACCCCCGGCTGACGCTGCGGCGGGCGACGGGGAAAGTGCCGGGACCCGTGCAGGCCTTTATGGATTACGGCGCCGACTTCGTGGTGCGGGACAACCTGCGCGACCTGGTGGCGGGCATGAACGAACGGGCCGGGAATGACCTGCTGGACCTCGCCACCGTCGAACGCGAGGTGCGCGAACGGGACATGCAGCTCGCCAACGTGGCCGGGAAGGATACGCAACTCGCCCTCGCCCGCAACGCCCGCGCCCTGCTCAGCGAGCGGCTGATCCGGGTCGCCAAACCCGCCCCGATCCTCGACCCGGCGAACGGCCCGCTGATCGCCGTGAAGCTCAACATCCTGACCCGCAAGACGCTGGGCGGCCTGGAAACCGACCTCCAGGGCCGCGTCCTGCGTCCCGGCGGCGAGGTGATGCCGGGTCTGTACGCGGCGGGCGAGGTCGCGGGCTTCGGCGGAGGCGGAATGCACGGCTACCGCGCGCTGGAGGGAACCTTCCTGGGCGGCTGCCTCTTCAGCGGGCGGATCGCGGGCCGGGCGAGCGCGGCGGCGCTGTGA
- the yjjX gene encoding inosine/xanthosine triphosphatase has translation MSGSTGPLVRVGSLNPAKVQPVRDVFRAWWPEVSVEGVAVVSGVPDQPIGEAQTREGAVNRARAALALIGQREGWGVGLEGGVAFQGADGWLFGVVAVAHAREGQVRVEVSRTAELRLPPLVAARVRAGEELGPVMDHVLGLTDLKRGVGSVGALTGGLITRADVWRQAVALAATPLRDGLPGGALLYAEA, from the coding sequence GTGAGCGGAAGCACCGGCCCACTCGTGCGGGTGGGCAGCCTGAACCCCGCGAAGGTGCAGCCGGTCCGCGACGTGTTCCGCGCGTGGTGGCCGGAAGTGAGCGTGGAGGGGGTGGCGGTCGTCAGCGGCGTGCCCGACCAGCCCATCGGTGAGGCGCAGACGCGCGAGGGGGCGGTGAACCGGGCGCGGGCGGCCCTCGCTCTGATCGGGCAGCGTGAAGGCTGGGGCGTGGGGCTGGAGGGCGGCGTGGCATTTCAGGGGGCGGACGGGTGGCTGTTCGGCGTGGTGGCGGTCGCACACGCCCGGGAAGGTCAGGTCAGGGTGGAGGTGTCGCGCACCGCCGAGCTGCGCCTGCCTCCGCTGGTCGCCGCGCGCGTGCGGGCAGGCGAGGAACTGGGGCCGGTGATGGACCACGTGCTGGGCCTGACCGACCTCAAGCGCGGGGTGGGGAGCGTGGGTGCGCTGACCGGGGGCCTGATCACCCGAGCGGACGTGTGGCGGCAGGCGGTGGCCCTGGCTGCGACTCCCTTAAGAGACGGCCTGCCCGGTGGCGCATTGCTCTACGCTGAAGCATGA
- a CDS encoding MFS transporter → MTVPTSPLRPVPWLTRVTLLLTATLTIMSGATIAPSLPAMQAHFAGLPNADVLVRLTVTVVGLAIAVSAPLSGYLTDRIGRRPVLVVAMLLYALAGSSGLYAPTLGSLMLGRVLLGLAVGATMTAGSALVADLFAGQERARFLGLQSAFTSLGGVIFLPLGGLLAGIGWRLPFAVYLAALLLVPLALRLPRGETAGERLAEAAVERVPWRPVLLAYAVALAYMLVFYLMPTQLPYRLEGLGVAPALVGFVMGVSTLSGALAALWFSRRGGTRTPVLTAGFSLVALAVGWTVVSLAPGAGWVVPGLIIGGAGAGLVTPNLNTFLAALAPAHARGRVMSGLSASIFLGQFLSPLLARPFVHGADVSQTFAAAAVFAVLVGAGLLVLGWRLTTQRAAAAD, encoded by the coding sequence ATGACGGTTCCCACCTCTCCTCTCCGGCCGGTCCCCTGGCTCACGCGCGTCACGCTGCTGCTGACGGCGACCCTCACCATCATGAGCGGGGCGACCATCGCCCCCTCGCTGCCCGCCATGCAGGCGCACTTCGCGGGCCTGCCCAATGCCGACGTGCTGGTGCGGCTGACGGTGACGGTGGTGGGCCTCGCCATCGCGGTCAGCGCGCCGCTCAGCGGGTACCTCACCGACCGGATCGGGCGGAGGCCGGTGCTGGTGGTGGCGATGCTGCTCTATGCCCTGGCCGGGTCGAGCGGCCTGTATGCGCCCACACTGGGAAGTCTGATGCTGGGGCGGGTGCTGCTGGGCTTGGCGGTGGGCGCGACCATGACGGCGGGCTCGGCGCTGGTGGCGGACCTGTTCGCCGGGCAGGAACGGGCGCGCTTTCTGGGGTTGCAGAGCGCCTTCACCAGCCTGGGCGGCGTGATCTTCCTGCCGCTGGGCGGGCTGCTGGCGGGGATCGGCTGGCGCCTGCCCTTCGCGGTGTACCTGGCGGCCCTCCTGCTGGTGCCGCTGGCGCTGCGGCTGCCGCGCGGGGAAACGGCGGGGGAGCGCCTGGCGGAGGCGGCAGTAGAGCGCGTCCCGTGGCGGCCGGTCCTGCTGGCCTACGCGGTGGCGCTGGCCTACATGCTGGTCTTCTACCTGATGCCGACCCAGCTTCCGTACCGGCTGGAAGGCCTGGGCGTGGCCCCGGCGCTGGTGGGCTTCGTGATGGGGGTCAGCACGCTTTCGGGGGCACTCGCGGCACTGTGGTTCTCACGGCGGGGCGGGACCCGGACGCCGGTCCTCACGGCGGGCTTCAGCCTGGTGGCGCTGGCGGTCGGGTGGACGGTGGTAAGCCTCGCCCCGGGGGCCGGGTGGGTGGTCCCCGGATTGATCATCGGGGGGGCGGGCGCGGGTCTGGTCACGCCCAACCTGAACACCTTCCTGGCGGCCCTCGCCCCGGCCCATGCGCGCGGGCGGGTGATGAGCGGCCTGTCGGCCAGCATCTTTCTGGGGCAATTCCTGTCGCCGCTGCTGGCGAGGCCCTTCGTGCACGGCGCGGACGTGAGCCAGACCTTCGCGGCCGCGGCGGTCTTCGCGGTGCTGGTGGGGGCGGGCCTGCTGGTGCTGGGGTGGAGGCTGACCACGCAGCGGGCGGCGGCCGCCGACTGA